One window of the Mycobacterium sp. JS623 genome contains the following:
- a CDS encoding PIN domain-containing protein, with translation MIYLDATAMIRLIAQTPETPALTAYLSAHTDTRWISCALTRADLLRMTAGLPTEATEHAHHVLAGIDAVGVTDRLLDAAIALRPAPARTVDALHIAAALSAGPRLRTLVTYDPELASAAAGHHITTVSPGRESP, from the coding sequence GTGATCTACCTCGACGCCACCGCCATGATCAGACTCATCGCCCAGACACCAGAAACCCCGGCGCTGACCGCCTACCTCAGCGCGCACACCGACACCCGGTGGATCAGCTGCGCACTGACCCGCGCCGACCTGCTGCGAATGACAGCCGGCCTCCCCACCGAGGCCACCGAGCACGCCCACCACGTCCTGGCCGGCATCGACGCGGTGGGAGTCACCGATCGTCTCCTCGACGCCGCCATCGCCCTGCGCCCCGCGCCGGCACGCACTGTCGACGCCCTGCACATCGCCGCCGCGCTGAGCGCCGGGCCGCGCCTGCGCACCCTCGTCACCTACGACCCAGAGCTGGCCAGCGCCGCCGCCGGCCACCACATCACCACCGTCAGCCCAGGAAGGGAGTCACCGTGA
- a CDS encoding FtsK/SpoIIIE domain-containing protein, translated as MTDDNAFKRKARKHQQATGDSYTRARRQVDDQRADTADATPTATLLKLLDETTSLGPSAPALQIPAGLQPDGTPIWLDLRDEHEGGSGPHGLITGTTGSGKSTALMSLIFALCIRHSPDEVQLILGDPRKHSIADTFADFPHVRACFTDLERVDRSATEFVDTIRSVLAERTRILADAGPNGAPFDTISDYHQAHAAPNSTLPALPFLIVVVDDVYTLHRSRPTLLDALDVLTRKGRALGVHLLASTSRISSPRPLFDNTTCHIVLRTATEAESRRLLGTVEAAHLPAARPGAGWLVTKGNQTSVAFNGFHPSRSAISAAARRFAPATQQQPG; from the coding sequence ATGACCGACGACAACGCGTTCAAGCGCAAGGCACGAAAACACCAACAAGCGACTGGCGACTCCTACACCCGAGCACGCCGCCAGGTAGACGATCAGCGAGCGGACACGGCGGACGCCACCCCAACGGCCACACTGCTGAAACTGCTGGATGAAACCACCTCATTGGGCCCCTCAGCGCCCGCCCTCCAGATCCCGGCCGGCCTTCAACCCGATGGCACGCCCATCTGGCTGGACCTGCGCGACGAACACGAGGGCGGCAGTGGACCCCACGGACTCATCACCGGCACAACAGGCAGCGGCAAATCGACCGCGCTGATGAGTCTGATCTTTGCGCTGTGTATCCGGCACTCACCCGACGAGGTGCAGCTGATCCTCGGAGATCCCCGCAAGCACAGCATCGCCGACACCTTCGCCGACTTCCCGCATGTCCGTGCTTGCTTCACCGACCTGGAACGTGTTGACCGTTCGGCCACCGAGTTCGTCGACACCATCCGATCCGTCCTCGCCGAACGCACGCGCATCCTGGCCGACGCCGGCCCCAACGGCGCACCGTTCGACACCATCAGCGATTACCACCAGGCCCACGCCGCACCGAACTCCACCCTGCCCGCGCTGCCCTTCCTCATCGTCGTTGTCGACGACGTCTATACCCTCCACAGAAGTCGCCCGACGCTCCTCGACGCCCTCGACGTACTCACCCGGAAGGGGCGCGCCCTCGGGGTGCATCTGCTGGCCTCTACGTCCAGAATCAGTTCACCGCGACCGCTTTTCGACAACACGACTTGTCATATCGTGCTCAGAACCGCCACCGAGGCCGAATCCCGCCGGCTGCTGGGCACCGTCGAGGCCGCACACCTTCCTGCTGCTCGACCAGGCGCGGGTTGGCTGGTCACAAAAGGCAACCAGACCTCCGTTGCGTTCAACGGTTTTCACCCATCACGCTCGGCCATTTCGGCGGCAGCTCGACGGTTCGCACCCGCGACGCAACAACAGCCTGGGTGA
- the ligD gene encoding non-homologous end-joining DNA ligase, which yields MSTSRKLAVRDPAFAPMLATLGTPPPASDDQAVEVKFDGQRATLLLANGRVTVFSRNGLDVSSCFPELSRVAAAVGDRPMVLDGEIVAVDAHGRPSFTRLQRRWPQQRRPSAQLLREVPVRMLAFDIIQLDGRDLTNAPYGQRRELLDTVMVVDKSPVLTVPRAMLGVAPADALQACAAHGMEGIVTKRLDSPYTPGERSPHWRKTPYRASAELLVAGYWCASGPGGRSCVGSLLVAGHDAAGDLVACGQVGTGFSDSTRRRLYAQLHPTRRATSPVSNPIEVPGVRWVEPRLVVEVAYREYVEGRWLRHPSFKGERAVEPAEVRLPVCT from the coding sequence GTGTCCACCAGCCGCAAGCTCGCCGTACGCGATCCCGCGTTCGCGCCGATGCTCGCCACCCTGGGCACCCCACCCCCGGCCAGTGACGACCAGGCTGTCGAAGTGAAATTCGACGGCCAACGCGCGACCCTCCTGCTGGCCAACGGCAGGGTGACCGTGTTCTCCCGCAACGGCCTCGACGTGTCGAGCTGCTTCCCGGAACTGTCCCGCGTCGCCGCAGCCGTCGGTGATCGCCCGATGGTGCTCGACGGCGAAATCGTCGCCGTCGACGCCCACGGTCGGCCATCGTTCACCCGCTTGCAGCGCCGCTGGCCGCAGCAGCGCCGGCCCAGCGCCCAGCTGCTGCGTGAGGTTCCCGTCCGCATGCTGGCCTTCGACATCATCCAGCTCGACGGGCGCGACCTCACCAACGCCCCGTATGGGCAGCGCCGCGAGCTGCTCGACACCGTGATGGTGGTGGACAAGTCACCGGTGCTGACGGTGCCCCGCGCGATGCTCGGCGTCGCCCCCGCCGATGCGCTGCAGGCCTGCGCCGCGCACGGCATGGAAGGCATCGTCACCAAACGACTCGACTCCCCGTACACACCGGGGGAGCGCAGCCCCCATTGGCGCAAGACCCCATACCGGGCCAGCGCTGAGCTGCTCGTAGCGGGCTACTGGTGCGCCAGCGGGCCCGGTGGCCGCAGCTGCGTGGGCTCGCTGCTGGTCGCCGGTCACGACGCGGCCGGGGACCTGGTGGCGTGCGGTCAGGTCGGCACCGGGTTCAGCGACTCGACCCGGCGGCGCCTCTACGCGCAGCTGCATCCGACCCGGCGGGCCACCTCACCGGTGAGCAACCCGATCGAGGTGCCGGGGGTGCGGTGGGTGGAGCCGCGTCTGGTCGTCGAGGTGGCGTACCGCGAGTACGTCGAGGGTCGCTGGCTACGGCATCCCTCGTTCAAGGGTGAGCGCGCGGTGGAGCCCGCGGAGGTCCGGCTGCCGGTGTGCACATGA
- a CDS encoding discoidin domain-containing protein — protein sequence MPDDDLQPDLGWENRRLILASLAPRTTTRPARRGTTPDVDDTDLRDATASPKKPGLLSRGVRAGGRAAAAGGRAFNNRVPRENRLRVAILTVGAVVVLLIALAFVNFVTTDVSPKPTQTTPVAAPPPPPTQAPLNRDQILNGVKAADVCPKDANYSDANRAFDGDFNTAWVCTRAKNQDGQQLQVDFGRQVTLTQIRIIGGFDATAPDGTDQWSKHRIVTKLEIYFPRELHRDPVTIDTGGARDWRFVALNPPATVSKLLIRVAETSDPPQPVTPTSETAAPKADDVTSVAMSEIQFIGSDGAAGS from the coding sequence ATGCCCGACGACGACCTGCAGCCCGACCTCGGATGGGAAAACAGGCGCCTAATCCTCGCCTCCCTGGCCCCGCGCACGACCACCCGGCCCGCCCGACGCGGCACCACACCCGACGTCGACGACACCGACCTCCGCGACGCCACCGCCAGTCCCAAAAAGCCGGGACTGCTCAGCCGCGGAGTGCGCGCCGGCGGCCGGGCCGCAGCCGCCGGCGGCCGCGCATTCAACAACCGAGTCCCGCGCGAAAACCGACTGCGCGTAGCGATCCTCACCGTGGGCGCCGTAGTCGTCCTGCTGATCGCGCTCGCCTTCGTCAACTTCGTCACCACCGACGTCAGCCCCAAGCCGACCCAGACCACCCCAGTCGCCGCGCCCCCGCCTCCACCCACGCAGGCCCCGCTCAACCGTGATCAGATCCTCAACGGCGTCAAGGCCGCCGACGTCTGCCCCAAGGACGCCAACTACTCCGACGCCAACCGCGCCTTCGACGGCGACTTCAACACCGCCTGGGTGTGCACCCGCGCCAAGAATCAGGACGGCCAGCAGCTGCAAGTCGACTTCGGCCGACAGGTAACCCTGACCCAAATCCGCATCATCGGCGGCTTCGACGCCACCGCCCCCGACGGCACCGACCAGTGGTCCAAGCACCGCATCGTCACCAAACTCGAGATCTACTTCCCGCGCGAGCTGCACCGCGATCCCGTCACCATCGACACCGGCGGCGCCCGCGACTGGCGCTTCGTCGCACTCAACCCGCCAGCCACCGTCAGCAAACTACTCATCCGCGTCGCTGAAACCTCCGACCCGCCACAACCTGTCACGCCCACAAGCGAAACCGCCGCGCCCAAAGCCGATGACGTCACCTCCGTAGCAATGTCGGAAATTCAGTTCATTGGCTCCGATGGTGCTGCCGGCAGTTAG
- a CDS encoding serine/threonine-protein kinase, with amino-acid sequence MVSVGSIVAGYRIERVLGTGGMGTVYLAKNPTLPRYDALKVLDAELSRDRTFRDRFIREADIVSAFDHPNIVSVYGRGETSDGELWIALQYVNGTDAEEALRSGKMTPRQAIHIVTEVAKALDYAHQRNVVHHDVKPANLLLAHEDGALDRVLLTDFGVARPIDDTDRAMDGAFTATLAYSAPEVITGEYADGRADLYSLGCTLFRLLTGKQPYFQADDVVGTIRAHLQQTQPLVSDHLSWATPDVDAVIAKALAKDPAQRYTSAREFAAAAAAAVRDAAAARQAGVPVRQSAPPAGEGAPAPYRAAPEPPPAGQAPYTFTPSPARTNSSPPAAHSQPLPTPESSASPAEVPLAAAEPEALPPPAEDGQKFSDLTDFRSTIKPRRQRPQLPKAPRLSPVGWLWTAAAVLAVIAAVLITVVINRFSTSSTETASSSTSATAAAGPDYTAQLRKLLPAGYPAGACTPATSTPAGARAAVSCTQNTDPGGPASATYTLAQDSAALQSALNAVITTSTQVVCPGNIQSPGPWRRNANPTVPAGTLYCATTGDQAIVAWTTDSERLLSVTRANVTTMDDLYRWWTSHS; translated from the coding sequence ATGGTGTCGGTCGGGTCCATCGTTGCGGGGTACCGCATCGAACGCGTGCTGGGCACCGGCGGGATGGGCACGGTCTACCTGGCGAAGAACCCAACCCTGCCGCGCTACGACGCACTCAAGGTCCTCGACGCCGAGCTGTCCCGCGATCGCACCTTCCGGGACCGCTTCATCCGCGAAGCCGACATCGTCTCCGCCTTCGACCACCCCAACATCGTCTCGGTGTACGGCCGCGGTGAAACCTCCGACGGCGAACTGTGGATCGCCCTGCAATACGTCAACGGCACCGACGCCGAGGAAGCGCTGCGCTCGGGGAAGATGACCCCGCGCCAGGCCATCCACATCGTCACCGAGGTCGCCAAGGCCCTGGACTACGCGCACCAGCGCAACGTCGTGCACCACGACGTGAAGCCGGCCAACCTACTGCTGGCCCACGAGGACGGCGCGCTCGACCGGGTGCTGCTCACCGACTTCGGGGTGGCGCGCCCGATCGACGACACCGACCGCGCCATGGATGGCGCGTTCACCGCGACCCTGGCCTACTCGGCGCCCGAGGTGATCACCGGCGAGTACGCCGACGGCCGGGCTGACCTCTACTCCCTGGGCTGCACCTTGTTCCGGCTGCTGACCGGTAAGCAGCCGTACTTTCAGGCTGACGACGTGGTTGGCACCATCCGGGCGCACCTGCAGCAGACCCAGCCTTTGGTGTCTGACCACCTGTCGTGGGCCACCCCCGACGTCGACGCGGTGATCGCGAAAGCGCTCGCCAAGGACCCCGCCCAGCGGTACACCTCCGCGCGGGAGTTCGCGGCAGCGGCCGCCGCCGCAGTGCGTGACGCCGCGGCTGCGCGCCAGGCCGGTGTACCGGTGCGCCAGAGCGCGCCGCCGGCTGGCGAGGGTGCGCCAGCGCCGTACCGGGCCGCTCCGGAACCGCCGCCGGCCGGCCAGGCGCCCTACACCTTCACGCCCTCCCCAGCGAGAACCAACTCGAGCCCGCCCGCCGCGCACTCACAGCCGCTACCGACGCCGGAGTCGTCCGCGTCCCCGGCTGAGGTCCCACTAGCGGCGGCGGAGCCCGAGGCGTTGCCGCCGCCGGCGGAGGACGGGCAGAAGTTCAGCGACCTGACCGACTTCCGGTCGACGATCAAGCCGCGCCGGCAGCGTCCCCAGTTGCCGAAGGCCCCGAGGCTGTCCCCGGTCGGCTGGCTGTGGACGGCCGCAGCGGTCCTGGCGGTGATCGCCGCTGTGCTCATCACGGTGGTGATCAACAGGTTCTCCACCAGCTCCACCGAGACAGCCTCGTCGTCGACGAGCGCCACGGCCGCGGCGGGCCCGGACTACACGGCCCAGCTGAGGAAGCTGCTGCCCGCCGGCTACCCCGCCGGGGCTTGCACCCCGGCTACCTCGACGCCGGCCGGTGCCCGCGCCGCGGTGTCCTGCACGCAGAACACCGACCCCGGTGGGCCCGCCTCGGCGACCTACACGCTGGCCCAGGATTCGGCGGCGCTGCAGTCTGCCCTCAACGCGGTGATCACCACCTCGACGCAGGTGGTCTGCCCCGGCAACATCCAGTCGCCAGGCCCGTGGCGTCGTAACGCCAACCCGACCGTGCCGGCCGGAACGCTGTACTGCGCGACCACCGGCGATCAGGCGATCGTCGCCTGGACCACGGACTCAGAACGGCTGCTCAGCGTCACCCGTGCGAACGTCACCACCATGGATGACCTGTACCGATGGTGGACGTCGCACTCCTGA